The following proteins come from a genomic window of Sorghum bicolor cultivar BTx623 chromosome 3, Sorghum_bicolor_NCBIv3, whole genome shotgun sequence:
- the LOC8069574 gene encoding uncharacterized protein LOC8069574, translated as MPSGCPIFTTAAVELAALPPVSATVPPCPPGMPTPLSSLVSMPTAPLFSGHGHAAAAAAAPPLPHRCPTASPSSPPPPTTPTSPSPTPSPPMRTTEKNLAMTTSPSENTEQAQGSGPMEQAPGSNPTVQEKGLDRIEKAPGSSPTVQEKGSDRTEQEKRPEHTEKEQGSHNTEQAEGSRESTPSYETSVSDIPDPHIERNARREYARDPDYNLEIEEEVLFQLKEMEEILSQEEVAHESAPEPTTETTTETGNKRKRGERGLNQFPKVTHEKLGQLEATQIATNDKLTKVEAAVASVDKSLAALLKRFDNFHTMDKEKHKDENKEEERVDNKYDDDYTACRQYQ; from the exons ATGCCGTCAGGCTGCCCGATTTTCACCACCGCTGCCGTCGAGCTCGCCGCTCTGCCTCCGGTCTCCGCCACCGTTCCTCCATGCCCACCTGGTATGCCCACCCCCCTCTCTTCTCTAGTCTCTATGCCCACCGCCCCTCTCTTCTCCGGTCACGGCCAcgctgcagccgccgccgccgccccgccgCTGCCCCACCGCTGCCCCACGGCCTccccgtcgtcgccgccgccaccgaccACCCCCACCTCCCCGTCCCCCACCCCCTCCCCTCCCATGCGCACCACCGAGAAG AATCTTGCAATGACGACTTCTCCAAGTGAAAACACGGAGCAGGCACAAGGGTCTGGCCCTATGGAGCAAGCACCAGGGTCCAACCCCAcggtgcaagaaaaagggttaGACCGCATCGAGAAGGCACCAGGGTCTAGCCCCAccgtgcaagaaaaagggtccGACCGCACGGAGCAAGAAAAAAGGCCCGAGCACACAGAGAAGGAACAAGGGTCCCACAACACGGAGCAGGCAGAAGGGTCACGTGAGTCAACTCCTTCGTATGAGACCTCGGTAAGCGACATTCCTGATCCTCACATAGAGAGGAACGCCCGTCGTGAGTACGCACGTGACCCTGATTACAACCTAGAGATAGAAGAG GAGGTGCTATTTCAATTGAAAGAAATGGAGGAAATCCTATCCCAAGAAGAAGTTGCACATGAAAGTGCACCTGAGCCGACGACGGAGACGACCACCGAGACCGGGAACAAAAGGAAACGAGGTGAAAGAGGATTGAATCAGTTCCCAAAA GTGACGCATGAAAAGCTAGGGCAATTGGAGGCCACGCAGATTGCCACTAATGACAAGCTTACAAAGGTGGAGGCAGCTGTTGCTAGTGTGGATAAAAGTCTTGCTGCGCTTCTCAAGCGTTTTGATAATTTCCACACAAtggataaagagaagcataaggacgaaaacaaggaggaagaacGAGTGGACAATAAGTATGATGATGATTATACTGCTTGTCGAcagtatcagtaa